The following are encoded in a window of Vigna unguiculata cultivar IT97K-499-35 chromosome 8, ASM411807v1, whole genome shotgun sequence genomic DNA:
- the LOC114194338 gene encoding uncharacterized protein LOC114194338 isoform X1, protein MIPCDMLKRGYKPNPWSGALNCRVPVFLMFLTLMLVLVVFFLVFHNDSDGANPSLAYERPNKKWNSFDSLVHLHPTKEFRNGTDLIWQVPESPKGVLFLAHGCDGRALNFWDKSPECPDCIGLPEERLLVLHGLAQGFAVITISSAQRCWTFGKEVLVVKDIIEWWSGRSKLEKLPLVALGASSGGYFVSVLATAMKFSSIVIMIAEGMFEQIEIRGDYPPTLFVHMPKDLYRQQKIDEYVEVLKDRGTDVGVVECLEFPLSPNTLADRIPGLDLPLSRKIFELFQEKSFIDKNGYMKKDGRKTKWKKALQEKKTLLLDNNLVSHVQEELNLAFAYHEMTSLHSDQIFKWFESHMS, encoded by the exons ATGATTCCATGTGA CATGTTGAAGCGTGGATACAAACCAAATCCATGGAGTGGCGCTCTCAATTGCCGGGTCCCTGTTTTTCTCATGTTTCTTACATTGATGCTAGTGTTAGTggttttctttttagtatttcATAATGATAGCGATGGTGCTAATCCCAGTTTAGCTTATGAACGTCCTAATAAAAAATGGAATAGCTTTGACTCGTTGGTGCATTTGCATCCCACAAAAGAGTTCCGGAATGGAACTGATTTGATATGGCAAGTGCCTGAATCACCGAAAGGTGTTCTCTTTCTGGCTCATGGATGCGATGGCAGGGCCCTCAACTTTTGGGACAAGTCCCCTGAATGCCCTGATTGCATTGGTTTACCTGAAGAAAGGTTGCTTGTACTCCATGGCCTTGCCCAAGGTTTTGCTGTTATTACAATTTCAAGTGCTCAGAGATGTTGGACTTTTGGCAAAGAGGTGTTGGTTGTTAAAGACATTATAGAATGGTGGAGTGGTAGAAGTAAGCTTGAGAAGCTTCCCCTTGTGGCTTTGGGTGCTTCTTCTGGAGGGTATTTTGTTTCGGTGCTTGCCACTGCTATGAAGTTTAGTAGTATCGTGATCATGATTGCGGAGGGGATGTTTGAGCAAATTGAAATTAGAGGGGACTACCCACCTACCCTTTTTGTTCACATGCCCAAAGATCTTTACAGGCAGCAGAAAATAGATGAGTATGTAGAGGTTCTAAAAGATAGAGGGACTGATGTTGGTGTTGTTGAATGTTTGGAATTCCCGTTGTCACCCAATACTTTAGCTGATAGAATTCCAGGGCTTGATCTGCCTCTTTCTAGAAAGATATTCGAGTTATTTCAGGAAAAGAGctttattgataaaaatggtTACATGAAGAAAGATGGGCGTAAAACCAAATGGAAAAAGGCTCTTCAGGAGAAGAAAACTCTTCTGCTGGATAATAATCTGGTCTCTCATGTCCAAGAGGAGCTAAACCTTGCATTTGCTTACCATGAGATGACTAGCTTGCATTCTGACCAAATTTTTAAATGGTTTGAATCTCACATGAGCTGA
- the LOC114194337 gene encoding protodermal factor 1-like — protein MGRKKHSPTSITIFTLLVGVLSQHLVIPVMCSTTPVEDQKNNHSPGPHAQGGSPTNSSNSLCSYCSPSHGSGGSGHGSTPHSHHHGSHSHHGSPSHHGSPSHHESPSHGGGGSSTPTPCTPPGGGGSYDPTPSPPSGGGGGSYNPTPSPPTGGDGSYNPTPSTPPGGGSYDPTPSPPTDGGGSGSYNPTPSTPPGGGSYDPTPSPPTDGGGSGSYNPTPSTPPDGGSYNPTPSTPPSGGSYDPTPSPPTGGGYYNPTPSTPPGGGSYDPTPSPPEGGGSYNPTPSPPDGSNCGTPPQEPSTPTPSVPTTPSTPSTPSNPPSGGSGYYNSPPTYGGGSPPVTVSPPSVPIDPGSPTIPSTPPYLPSPTPFTGTCNYWSTHPGLIWGLLGWWGTLGHVFGVSNVPAFGASLSLPQALSNTRTDGLGALYREGTASFLNSLVNNRFPYTTQQVRDSFVASLRSNKDAAAQANLFRMANEGRMKPRP, from the exons ATGGGTAGGAAAAAACATAGTCCTACTTCTATCACTATCTTCACATTGCTAGTTGGGGTGCTTTCCCAGCACCTTGTCATCCCTGTGATGTGTTCCACTACCCCCGTTGAGGACCAGAAGAACAACCACTCTCCAGGTCCACATGCACAAGGAGGTTCTCCCACAAATTCATCAAACTCTCTGT GTTCATACTGCTCTCCATCTCATGGCTCTGGAGGCAGTGGTCATGGAAGCACACCACATTCACATCATCATGGATCACACTCTCATCATGGAAGTCCATCACATCACGGATCCCCATCACATCATGAATCCCCATCACATGGAGGTGGAGGAAGTTCCACTCCAACCCCATGCACTCCCCCAGGTGGTGGTGGAAGCTATGATCCAACTCCATCACCACCCtcaggtggtggtggtggaagcTACAATCCAACCCCATCACCACCCACAGGTGGTGATGGAAGTTACAATCCAACTCCATCAACTCCTCCAGGTGGTGGAAGCTATGACCCAACCCCATCACCACCCACAGATGGTGGTGGAAGTGGAAGTTACAATCCAACCCCATCAACTCCTCCAGGTGGTGGAAGCTATGACCCAACCCCATCACCACCCACAGATGGTGGTGGAAGTGGAAGTTACAATCCAACCCCATCAACTCCTCCTGATGGTGGAAGCTACAATCCAACTCCATCAACTCCCCCTAGTGGTGGAAGTTATGACCCAACCCCATCACCACCCACAGGTGGTGGATATTACAATCCAACCCCATCAACTCCCCCCGGTGGTGGAAGCTATGATCCAACCCCATCGCCACCTGAGGGTGGTGGAAGTTACAATCCAACCCCATCGCCACCTGATGGTAGCAATTGTGGAACTCCACCACAAGAACCCTCTACTCCAACACCCTCAGTCCCAACGACCCCATCAACCCCTTCAACACCATCAAACCCTCCATCAGGAGGTAGTGGGTACTACAACTCACCACCAACTTATGGAGGTGGTAGCCCCCCAGTCACTGTGAGCCCACCTTCAGTCCCTATTGACCCCGGCTCCCCCACTATCCCCTCCACTCCCCCTTACCTTCCTTCGCCAACTCCTTTCACTGGTACATGCAA CTACTGGAGTACTCACCCAGGACTCATCTGGGGATTGCTAGGCTGGTGGGGAACCTTAGGCCATGTATTCGGTGTCTCTAACGTACCAGCTTTTGGTGCCAGTCTCAGCTTGCCACAAGCACTTTCCAACACCAGAACTGATGGACTAGGAGCACTCTACAGAGAAGGTACAGCTTCCTTTCTTAACTCCTTGGTGAACAACAGGTTCCCTTATACAACCCAGCAAGTCAGAGACAGTTTTGTAGCATCTCTCCGCTCAAACAAGGATGCAGCAGCACAAGCCAACCTCTTCAGGATGGCCAATGAGGGGCGAATGAAGCCTCGACCATGA
- the LOC114194193 gene encoding uncharacterized protein LOC114194193 isoform X3: MQDKEEAVSANNTKKMEGFVNGTIQDNHKVQPRSLSEDKEVAVEVDDSQDGDIVTTHEEEAPQNQNNKVLTQSSKVEEIPEDVSESVSETFEPDTVKDARVENTVESETVMLEFNEDFESDPDGVKETDWYPSASRNEGLRECEVVETNMKVAEEEKDVVSHDVSKKLTGEGEEVNDVCGDSSLGETSETSVLKSCESDKVAPTIIEKSLDLKQTLEEKIEESSGGVEESSYESAKESFQPSPSVVPDADAESIEIPTTVPMAQREITSWKSCCGLIEIMRGGDR; encoded by the exons ATGCAAGATAAAG AGGAAGCTGTTTCAGCAAACAACACCAAGAAAATGGAGGGATTTGTGAATGGAAcaatacaagacaaccataaaGTACAACCACGATCTCTGAGTGAAGATAAGGAGGTGGCTGTTGAAGTTGATGATTCCCAAGATGGTGATATTGTCACCACTCATGAAGAGGAGGCACCACAAAATCAGAACAATAAGGTGCTGACTCAGTCAAGCAAAGTTGAAGAGATACCAGAAGATGTTTCTGAATCAGTTTCTGAGACTTTTGAGCCTGATACTGTGAAAGATGCTCGAGTGGAGAACACAGTGGAATCAGAGACTGTTATGTTAGAATTTAATGAAGATTTTGAATCTGATCCAGATGGGGTTAAGGAAACAGATTGGTATCCTTCAGCTTCAAGGAATGAAGGATTGAGAGAGTGTGAAGTGGTTGAGACAAACATGAAGGTTgcagaggaggagaaggatgTTGTGTCTCATGATGTATCAAAAAAGTTAACTGGGGAGGGTGAGGAAGTAAATGATGTTTGTGGTGATTCGTCTTTGGGGGAAACTTCGGAGACAAGTGTTCTAAAATCATGTGAGAGTGACAAGGTTGCTCCAACCATAATTGAAAAATCATTGGATTTGAAGCAAACTTTGGAAGAGAAAATAGAGGAATCATCAGGTGGTGTAGAAGAGTCATCCTATGAAAGTGCCAAGGAGTCTTTTCAACCATCACCGAGTGTTGTTCCTGATGCTGATGCTGAAAGCATTGAAATACCA ACCACTGTACCTATGGCTCAAAGGGAAATCACCTCTTGGAAAAGTTGCTGTGGACTCATTGAGATTATGAGGGGTGGTGACAGATAA
- the LOC114194193 gene encoding neurofilament medium polypeptide-like isoform X1 yields MPSFSRRKAKQAKKHKTWTILNHHSSPSHQIQGTHSSLFTLHHPHLLLSTFLLEEAVSANNTKKMEGFVNGTIQDNHKVQPRSLSEDKEVAVEVDDSQDGDIVTTHEEEAPQNQNNKVLTQSSKVEEIPEDVSESVSETFEPDTVKDARVENTVESETVMLEFNEDFESDPDGVKETDWYPSASRNEGLRECEVVETNMKVAEEEKDVVSHDVSKKLTGEGEEVNDVCGDSSLGETSETSVLKSCESDKVAPTIIEKSLDLKQTLEEKIEESSGGVEESSYESAKESFQPSPSVVPDADAESIEIPTTVPMAQREITSWKSCCGLIEIMRGGDR; encoded by the exons ATGCCTTCATTTTCAAGAAGAAAGGCAAAACAAGCAAAGAAACACAAAACTTGGACCATTCTCAACCACCATTCTTCTCCTTCTCATCAAATCCAAGGCACTCACTCTTCACTCTTCACTCTCCACCATCCCCACCTACTTCTCTCTACATTCTTGTTGG AGGAAGCTGTTTCAGCAAACAACACCAAGAAAATGGAGGGATTTGTGAATGGAAcaatacaagacaaccataaaGTACAACCACGATCTCTGAGTGAAGATAAGGAGGTGGCTGTTGAAGTTGATGATTCCCAAGATGGTGATATTGTCACCACTCATGAAGAGGAGGCACCACAAAATCAGAACAATAAGGTGCTGACTCAGTCAAGCAAAGTTGAAGAGATACCAGAAGATGTTTCTGAATCAGTTTCTGAGACTTTTGAGCCTGATACTGTGAAAGATGCTCGAGTGGAGAACACAGTGGAATCAGAGACTGTTATGTTAGAATTTAATGAAGATTTTGAATCTGATCCAGATGGGGTTAAGGAAACAGATTGGTATCCTTCAGCTTCAAGGAATGAAGGATTGAGAGAGTGTGAAGTGGTTGAGACAAACATGAAGGTTgcagaggaggagaaggatgTTGTGTCTCATGATGTATCAAAAAAGTTAACTGGGGAGGGTGAGGAAGTAAATGATGTTTGTGGTGATTCGTCTTTGGGGGAAACTTCGGAGACAAGTGTTCTAAAATCATGTGAGAGTGACAAGGTTGCTCCAACCATAATTGAAAAATCATTGGATTTGAAGCAAACTTTGGAAGAGAAAATAGAGGAATCATCAGGTGGTGTAGAAGAGTCATCCTATGAAAGTGCCAAGGAGTCTTTTCAACCATCACCGAGTGTTGTTCCTGATGCTGATGCTGAAAGCATTGAAATACCA ACCACTGTACCTATGGCTCAAAGGGAAATCACCTCTTGGAAAAGTTGCTGTGGACTCATTGAGATTATGAGGGGTGGTGACAGATAA
- the LOC114195314 gene encoding taxadiene 5-alpha hydroxylase, translating into MFGDIIYFILWGLFPLLVSLIFLRHKQCCKDKRKLPPGEMGFPLIGETMEFFNAQRRNKLFEEFVHPRVVKHGKIFRTRIMGSPTVVVNGAEANKFLLSNEFKLVKSSWPSSSVELMGRDSIMEKDGERHRFLRGVIATTLGYAGLEVLVPRLCNSVQFHLATKWKGQENISIHRSTKVLTFSIVFECLLGIRVEPGMLDTFERVLEGVFSPAVMFPGSRFWRAKKARVEIEKMLVKVVREKRREMEGSSEREQDGMLLSKLVSGMIQGEISEKEVIDNVVLLVFAAHDTTSFAVAMTFKMLSQHPDCYGKILEEHVGIMSNKNQGENLTMEDIKKMKYTWQVARESMRLFPPIFGSFRKAITDIEYEGFVIPRGWKVLWTTYGTHYNEEYFKDPMSFNPSRFEEGVPQYAYVPFGGGPRVCAGYQLAKLNILIFVHYVVTQYEWFLLHPDEPVTMDPLPFPSLGMPIKISPKHA; encoded by the exons ATGTTCGGGGacattatctattttattttgtgggGTTTGTTCCCCCTTCTAGTTTCTCTCATTTTCTTGAGGCACAAGCAATGCTGCAAAGACAAAAGGAAGCTGCCCCCAGGGGAAATGGGGTTTCCACTGATTGGGGAGACCATGGAATTCTTCAATGCTCAGAGGAGAAACAAGTTATTTGAAGAGTTTGTTCATCCTCGTGTTGTGAAACACGGGAAGATCTTCAGAACAAGGATCATGGGGTCTCCAACTGTGGTTGTGAATGGAGCTGAGGCCAATAAATTCTTACTCTCCAACGAGTTCAAGTTGGTGAAAAGCTCTTGGCCTTCTTCATCAGTTGAGCTCATGGGAAGGGACTCCATCATGGAGAAAGATGGTGAAAGGCACAGGTTCCTCCGCGGTGTCATTGCCACAACGCTTGGTTATGCTGGACTTGAGGTGCTGGTTCCAAGATTATGCAACTCTGTGCAGTTTCATTTGGCTACAAAGTGGAAGGGCCAAGAGAATATCAGCATTCACCGTTCAACAAAAGTCCTCACTTTTAGCATAGTGTTTGAGTGTCTGTTGGGAATCAGAGTGGAACCAGGTATGTTAGATACCTTTGAAAGAGTGTTGGAAGGAGTGTTTTCCCCAGCAGTTATGTTTCCAGGTTCTAGATTCTGGAGGGCAAAGAAGGCCAGGGTGGAGATAGAAAAGATGTTGGTGAAAGTggtgagagagaagagaagggAAATGGAAGGAAGCTCAGAAAGAGAACAAGATGGAATGCTGCTGTCGAAATTGGTATCAGGTATGATCCAAGGAGAGATAAGTGAAAAAGAGGTCATAGACAATGTGGTGTTACTAGTTTTTGCAGCTCATGATACCACTTCTTTTGCTGTTGCTATGACATTCAAGATGCTGTCTCAGCATCCTGATTGCTACGGAAAAATTCTTGAAG AACATGTTGGCATAATGAGCAACAAAAACCAGGGTGAGAATCTGACAATGGAGGATATAAAGAAGATGAAGTATACATGGCAAGTTGCCAGAGAAAGCATGAGATTGTTCCCTCCCATCTTTGGTTCTTTCAGAAAGGCTATCACTGATATCGAATATGAAGGATTCGTGATTCCTAGAGGGTGGAAG GTGCTGTGGACAACATACGGAACACATTACAATGAAGAGTATTTTAAGGATCCAATGAGTTTCAACCCAAGTAGGTTTGAGGAGGGAGTGCCCCAATATGCATATGTTCCCTTTGGGGGAGGACCAAGAGTTTGTGCAGGGTACCAATTAGCCAAGTTAAACATCCTCATATTTGTGCACTATGTTGTGACCCAATATGAGTGGTTCTTACTCCACCCAGATGAACCTGTGACAATGGATCCTTTACCTTTCCCTTCCCTCGGAATGCCCATCAAAATTTCTCCAAAACATGCATAA
- the LOC114194193 gene encoding uncharacterized protein LOC114194193 isoform X2: MPSFSRRKAKQAKKHKTWTILNHHSSPSHQIQEEAVSANNTKKMEGFVNGTIQDNHKVQPRSLSEDKEVAVEVDDSQDGDIVTTHEEEAPQNQNNKVLTQSSKVEEIPEDVSESVSETFEPDTVKDARVENTVESETVMLEFNEDFESDPDGVKETDWYPSASRNEGLRECEVVETNMKVAEEEKDVVSHDVSKKLTGEGEEVNDVCGDSSLGETSETSVLKSCESDKVAPTIIEKSLDLKQTLEEKIEESSGGVEESSYESAKESFQPSPSVVPDADAESIEIPTTVPMAQREITSWKSCCGLIEIMRGGDR, translated from the exons ATGCCTTCATTTTCAAGAAGAAAGGCAAAACAAGCAAAGAAACACAAAACTTGGACCATTCTCAACCACCATTCTTCTCCTTCTCATCAAATCCAAG AGGAAGCTGTTTCAGCAAACAACACCAAGAAAATGGAGGGATTTGTGAATGGAAcaatacaagacaaccataaaGTACAACCACGATCTCTGAGTGAAGATAAGGAGGTGGCTGTTGAAGTTGATGATTCCCAAGATGGTGATATTGTCACCACTCATGAAGAGGAGGCACCACAAAATCAGAACAATAAGGTGCTGACTCAGTCAAGCAAAGTTGAAGAGATACCAGAAGATGTTTCTGAATCAGTTTCTGAGACTTTTGAGCCTGATACTGTGAAAGATGCTCGAGTGGAGAACACAGTGGAATCAGAGACTGTTATGTTAGAATTTAATGAAGATTTTGAATCTGATCCAGATGGGGTTAAGGAAACAGATTGGTATCCTTCAGCTTCAAGGAATGAAGGATTGAGAGAGTGTGAAGTGGTTGAGACAAACATGAAGGTTgcagaggaggagaaggatgTTGTGTCTCATGATGTATCAAAAAAGTTAACTGGGGAGGGTGAGGAAGTAAATGATGTTTGTGGTGATTCGTCTTTGGGGGAAACTTCGGAGACAAGTGTTCTAAAATCATGTGAGAGTGACAAGGTTGCTCCAACCATAATTGAAAAATCATTGGATTTGAAGCAAACTTTGGAAGAGAAAATAGAGGAATCATCAGGTGGTGTAGAAGAGTCATCCTATGAAAGTGCCAAGGAGTCTTTTCAACCATCACCGAGTGTTGTTCCTGATGCTGATGCTGAAAGCATTGAAATACCA ACCACTGTACCTATGGCTCAAAGGGAAATCACCTCTTGGAAAAGTTGCTGTGGACTCATTGAGATTATGAGGGGTGGTGACAGATAA
- the LOC114194194 gene encoding peroxisomal and mitochondrial division factor 2-like — protein MADDGVANGGVDDQYGEESATKIAVLQRERDELVNENAARKEEIKKLTAELDSLRRDGEVNVEKIEEMQREVAQTRDAAKAAEVIAARAADLETDVARLQHDMISEMAGAEEARADAAELRKVLGEKESRVESLEKELTALKKVKAEGEVRVRDLERRIGVLETKEIEERNKRIRFEEEMRDKVDEKEKEINGFKQKLVELEKVTAEKKSELEESVKQKLRLEEALRESEEKVAALESSILQLREEAKEAERVILSLNEKAVETVENIDRGVNGIHGEGKGLKLQWPVVAAGSTGAVVAAAAVIYVCYGKRR, from the coding sequence ATGGCGGATGACGGTGTTGCCAACGGCGGTGTAGATGATCAGTACGGTGAGGAATCGGCGACGAAGATCGCGGTGTTGCAACGCGAGCGCGATGAATTGGTGAACGAGAACGCCGCGAGGAAGGAGGAGATCAAGAAGCTGACGGCGGAGCTCGACAGTTTGCGAAGAGACGGCGAGGTGAATGTCGAGAAGATCGAGGAGATGCAGCGAGAGGTGGCGCAGACGCGAGACGCGGCGAAGGCGGCCGAGGTTATCGCAGCGAGGGCGGCGGACCTGGAGACGGACGTGGCGAGGCTACAGCACGATATGATATCGGAGATGGCTGGTGCGGAGGAGGCGAGGGCGGATGCTGCCGAATTGAGGAAGGTTTTAGGAGAGAAGGAGTCGAGGGTTGAGTCTCTGGAGAAGGAACTGACAGCTTTGAAGAAGGTGAAGGCAGAGGGTGAGGTTAGGGTTAGGGATTTGGAGAGGAGGATTGGAGTTCTGGAAACCAAGGAAATTGAGGAAAGGAACAAGAGGATAAGGTTCGAGGAGGAGATGAGAGATAAGGTTGATGAAAAGGAGAAGGAGATCAATGGTTTCAAGCAGAAGTTGGTTGAATTGGAGAAGGTTACTGCTGAAAAAAAATCTGAGTTGGAGGAGTCGGTGAAGCAGAAATTGAGGTTGGAGGAGGCACTTAGAGAATCTGAGGAGAAAGTAGCGGCTTTGGAATCAAGTATTCTTCAATTGCGTGAAGAAGCAAAGGAAGCTGAAAGGGTGATTTTATCGCTGAATGAGAAGGCGGTTGAGACTGTTGAGAATATTGATAGAGGTGTAAATGGCATACACGGTGAAGGGAAAGGGTTGAAGTTGCAGTGGCCGGTGGTGGCAGCAGGGTCTACAGGAGCTGTTGTTGCGGCGGCTGCCGTAATCTATGTCTGCTATGGGAAACGGAGGTGA
- the LOC114194338 gene encoding uncharacterized protein LOC114194338 isoform X2 has translation MLKRGYKPNPWSGALNCRVPVFLMFLTLMLVLVVFFLVFHNDSDGANPSLAYERPNKKWNSFDSLVHLHPTKEFRNGTDLIWQVPESPKGVLFLAHGCDGRALNFWDKSPECPDCIGLPEERLLVLHGLAQGFAVITISSAQRCWTFGKEVLVVKDIIEWWSGRSKLEKLPLVALGASSGGYFVSVLATAMKFSSIVIMIAEGMFEQIEIRGDYPPTLFVHMPKDLYRQQKIDEYVEVLKDRGTDVGVVECLEFPLSPNTLADRIPGLDLPLSRKIFELFQEKSFIDKNGYMKKDGRKTKWKKALQEKKTLLLDNNLVSHVQEELNLAFAYHEMTSLHSDQIFKWFESHMS, from the coding sequence ATGTTGAAGCGTGGATACAAACCAAATCCATGGAGTGGCGCTCTCAATTGCCGGGTCCCTGTTTTTCTCATGTTTCTTACATTGATGCTAGTGTTAGTggttttctttttagtatttcATAATGATAGCGATGGTGCTAATCCCAGTTTAGCTTATGAACGTCCTAATAAAAAATGGAATAGCTTTGACTCGTTGGTGCATTTGCATCCCACAAAAGAGTTCCGGAATGGAACTGATTTGATATGGCAAGTGCCTGAATCACCGAAAGGTGTTCTCTTTCTGGCTCATGGATGCGATGGCAGGGCCCTCAACTTTTGGGACAAGTCCCCTGAATGCCCTGATTGCATTGGTTTACCTGAAGAAAGGTTGCTTGTACTCCATGGCCTTGCCCAAGGTTTTGCTGTTATTACAATTTCAAGTGCTCAGAGATGTTGGACTTTTGGCAAAGAGGTGTTGGTTGTTAAAGACATTATAGAATGGTGGAGTGGTAGAAGTAAGCTTGAGAAGCTTCCCCTTGTGGCTTTGGGTGCTTCTTCTGGAGGGTATTTTGTTTCGGTGCTTGCCACTGCTATGAAGTTTAGTAGTATCGTGATCATGATTGCGGAGGGGATGTTTGAGCAAATTGAAATTAGAGGGGACTACCCACCTACCCTTTTTGTTCACATGCCCAAAGATCTTTACAGGCAGCAGAAAATAGATGAGTATGTAGAGGTTCTAAAAGATAGAGGGACTGATGTTGGTGTTGTTGAATGTTTGGAATTCCCGTTGTCACCCAATACTTTAGCTGATAGAATTCCAGGGCTTGATCTGCCTCTTTCTAGAAAGATATTCGAGTTATTTCAGGAAAAGAGctttattgataaaaatggtTACATGAAGAAAGATGGGCGTAAAACCAAATGGAAAAAGGCTCTTCAGGAGAAGAAAACTCTTCTGCTGGATAATAATCTGGTCTCTCATGTCCAAGAGGAGCTAAACCTTGCATTTGCTTACCATGAGATGACTAGCTTGCATTCTGACCAAATTTTTAAATGGTTTGAATCTCACATGAGCTGA
- the LOC114193731 gene encoding transcription factor PAR1-like, whose protein sequence is MSSSSMEQEDNTPKHTIIPTFLRKPSDDQASSAVSSHKSLHVFRHSRRRCRKELTAKEPAKEGDEDEEKEKEEDEDGDGDDREEIERKIHALQRIVPGGESLGVDKLFDETAGYILALQYQVKALRALTGFFEKLEKEKTKFGG, encoded by the coding sequence ATGTCATCATCATCCATGGAACAAGAAGATAACACCCCAAAGCACACTATCATACCCACATTCCTCAGAAAACCCTCAGACGACCAGGCCAGCTCCGCCGTCTCCTCTCACAAGTCTTTGCATGTTTTCCGCCACAGCAGGAGGCGGTGTAGGAAGGAACTCACTGCGAAAGAGCCTGCCAAGGAAGGTGATGAAGACgaggagaaagaaaaggaagaagacgAAGATGGTGACGGTGATGACAGAGAAGAGATAGAGAGGAAGATTCATGCATTGCAGAGGATTGTGCCTGGTGGGGAGTCGTTAGGGGTGGACAAACTGTTTGATGAAACCGCTGGCTATATTCTGGCCTTGCAGTACCAAGTGAAAGCCTTGAGGGCTCTCACTGGTTTCTTTGAGAagttggagaaggagaagacAAAGTTTGGAGGTTGA